The sequence below is a genomic window from Silene latifolia isolate original U9 population chromosome 7, ASM4854445v1, whole genome shotgun sequence.
AAGTCTTATTGATAAGATTATGTTATTATGATACATTATTCTTATTCCATTTTCTTGCGTCAACCTCACTCATGCCCTTCCCTGTttcctgtacctgaaaaagattaataaaataaagggtcaaccaaccacatgttgagtatatttcccataaactccaactcaaattaatataattcggGTCATTATCATTGAATACGACCACATTACGGAGCCGAGACTCCCTTAGGCTATGCCCTCCTCCGTGTACATAGGATAAGAATCTTTTCCgcttttcctctttttctctttttttttctttttctttttctctttttctttttatcCGGATATAACGGGGCGAAGCCAATTGCCGAGTCCCCTGCCGAGCCCACTTCAGAGCTCACGTCCATGTACACGGGATAAAATAATAATGTGGTCTGATCCCTTTCAATAATAATGTCCCGGATGATACATTGGCCAAATGTACATCTTAGCGATGATATTTTAACATTAACGTTATCATGTGAGCATTATAACGTCAATTATTAACACAAACAGTACCACAGTCATATCTCACGTAAACCACATTACGTAAATTATACAAGTGTAAAATAACTTTATCACATTCATTCACGTACATTATAATATCAGTTAAGTAATTATGACGATAACTTATTTACTCATTACATTAACTTAAGATGAAGGGATAGGAAATATACCTTATAATCACCTCACCAAACCTTAGCTACCATATCAGCTATGAAGTAATTTGTAGTGAACATATGATATCCCTTTTGGTTGTGTTTTTATCAAATGAACAAGGTAGCTATTTACAGGAAATGTAGGTCGGTTTACGTGCATGCCTACACAAAATCTCCTAGCCATGCAAAGCTTAGGCTTCATTACGTGGACATCAATTCCACCACCATCATTTTGTACAATTTTAAGTATTTTAGACCATGTGACATAATAGCATTAAACTATGTGAAATTTGTAAAATATCTTAAATATTTTTCTTTACGGGTTATTTTCTTTGAGATAGGTCTAGCAAAAATACTACGGGTAAAGTTATTATTGAGTCGGATTTCAACCGAactattttattcttattctagGCTCTTACCTATACTAGGTTACTACGCCTTTCGAATTTTATTAGGTCAATATATCCCTTCGGGTAAGGTCCATTTCATTTTTTGTACTCTCTCTCGACTCCACATTGATAAAAATTCTTTCCCCTTTCAATGAATAGTTTacttaaatctattaaataatataattttatttggGGTATAACAGTTTGACCAAAGACCGACCTTGACCGCTGCTTTGACCGGACCGTAGATCTGTCGTGGGGCCGTTGACCGACGAGTTGACCACCGTCGGGTTGGCCGTGCATGGGGGATGTGTTTGGGGCGATTTTTGGGAGATTGTTTtgggtagtttacatcttaatTTAATCAGAATAGTTTATAATTGTATACAGTATAATTGTTGTTTAGGTGGTGGATTTGTGGAAGAATCTTTCTAGTTTAATTGTTGATTTAATTGTGAAGATTTGCTAAAGGTAGGATATCTACTCAACCCTACTTGTTGTTAATTCATTGATTGATGAATTTATTATAAGATGGATTATTATTGCATTGCTGTATTAAGATGGTTTATTAAAGCATTGTTGGCATGGGACAAGATTTTATGGCAttgttattatgattattattccACCATCAAATTATTCTTACAATTGTTGTCTTATGAGCATTTCATAATTATTCTATTATCACTATTGGGTTGGTTCTCTATTGTTTAATAGCACCTTGGAAGAGGATTGATATTGGTATTGTGATTATGATTATTGGTCGGCCAGGCCCGGGGATGTTGAAGTGTTATGGACCTGCGCGATTGTGGTCGTCCAGGCACGGTGGTATTGGAGTGACCGTGGACATGAGCGGTGTTTGTGATGTGACGATGTTTGTAGCGTTGGGCATGACGTGTATCACGGCTTGAGGCGCGTGATTTTAGTTCTTGTCTTTTGTTGCAGGTTTATTATATTTCTTTAATTTttgtttagttatcctactcaacctcgtggtaggccgtgtattcgttaaacatctataatgaaccaattattggggagcagattgattgaCAGGTTAGCTTTTGAGCTGTGTTTGATGCTTGGAGGGAGCTTGAGACGTATGACCTTCGTCAGAGTCTAGAGATCACCTAGTTTATTCAGACACTATTTATATTATTTTCCGCTGCAGTTGTAATAGACTGAAGTTGGAACTTTTGTAGTAAAACCGTTTGAGACAGCTTAATTATATcgtcttaaagtactttggtaattgtttatcttttatacttactaccttaggcaactgagatggtaacacctttatttatttgggaatgtcttgctaaaggctcctaaataaatgagggtgttacaaagtggtatcagagagaacgtTTTTAaggcctaaacaaatgaatctaatgaatttaggatgcgtctaataaaatgaacccgtggTAGAAACTGTTTAGGAGTCCTTTTCTTAGGTTAGGAAGATGTCCTTGATCTTGCCCTTTTCAGTTTTGATCTGGCCCTTTTCAGTTTTGATCTGACCCTTTTCAGGCAACCTTAGTAATCGTtaatcatttactcatctataTGATCTCAATTCCTTTCATATCATTTCTTTCGTCGTATGAGAGTAGTATTTCTTTCCTCACGGTTAATAACTATCCGATATAAATTTGTCCCTTGAAAAATACAACGAATAACTATTAATTAACTAAGACGGTGAAATAAAAACAACCCCTTAAACAATACTTGGACACAAGTGCGGGCAGACTCGTCACAACCTAATAAACGAGTacttcatgccatgtcaagacataaagtattgacatgaacactaagaaattcgttacccttggaattctatgtttagaatgactctcgcgatgccaatgaacatAGGTGCTCATAGATATCTGAGTAAGAGGCGAGGGTACGTACTAGGAAGTTCTTTAATCAAACTATCGAACACCTAATTCTGCCTGCCTCGAtatcggcctctactaatgattgggaaaatcgtctatactcaatattgttgattatatgcatgcaataatgcaacatccattagattaaacctagcatgtgatcTGAGCATTAGACTAAGTCGATTGAACAAACAATTTATAATTAGGAGTCAAATTTGGAATTAGATTCAttacaagtaaaaaaaaaatagcTAAACAAATAAAGCATATAAGGGACAAAATTTAAATTACAATGCGAGATATGGTATTTACGTCATATAGATGCCTAAAAAGAAGCTttgaaagaataaatgaaataaatacaaGAATAAAAAGGAATGAATGTCGTAGAATATTATAAATAGGCGATAAATATTCATATTAGTCGATTTATACATGATCTATGTCGAGACGAGCTGAGTTCAGGGGCAGAAACCAACTTGGAACAGGAGCGGCAGATGATGCGTCCTCTGGAAGGGGCGCGGCAACCTCCACGTTTGTTCTTGAGGTGGGCTCTGACTGTTAAAGTCAGACCCGTAACCGTTAAAGTTAGTTAGTTATTTAATCGGTTATTTTGCTTATTTATGACTCAAAGGAAGTAACTTAGGAATGTTTTATACACTGGAATTGTGATGAATTAGTCAAAAATTGAAATTATACACGATTTATATGATTCACAAAGAAAAGACAGAGTCGGAATCGATTGCAAATCACAAGCATGGTGAATCccccttactactaagagaataaaattttaGTAGTTTTTCCTGCCTAAGTTGCATAATCCCTATATGGGCCTACTTATTTGGATATTAAATCAATGGAAATGGGAATGAGAATGAGAATGGATAACAGACCATTAAATTGTAGTTCAACGTACATCCCACTATCTTAGGATAATCTAAGGTATTATTATATAATCTCCATAATTACGCACTAAAATTATTATGCAATCATCTCCTTAATCTATCGATTACGCTTGACATAAAACTTGCCTAATTTATTATGCAACCGTCTCCATAATTATCACCGTTCATCTATGTAATAAGTTAAAATATGAATAACAAAGTTTATTACAAATACATATTTGATCTGATGATATAAATCTCACGAGATTTATACCTTTAGtgaatatattaatataataacaTTTATTTTCTGAATAAAGTTGACAAAGTAATTCAAGTAAAATTCATTAATTTATTCGTATTAAAAGTATTGACcttcctattttatttattttaatatgaaatATTATCAATATGATCTCAAAAaactgaaaatgagttgaaactaATACTCTAAATGCAAACATCTTCAACAATTACATCCAAAAATTATCGTGCTGTAGCACGGGGTCTATACTAATTACGAATTAAAGCGGACAAAGCCGATTAGAAAGGTCGAAGTAAAGAACTTAGGTCAGAAAACGAATTGAAACAATGTACAAAAGGCGAATTTAAGGAACTCGATACCGGAAAATTGAAGTTCTCAAACCCGGATTTGAGACGTTGACGAAAACCGACTAATATTGATTATTGTGATCTAAGTCGAAAAGATTTGATAAATATAGTTAATAATTAAAAATTTGAAAGAACAAAGCGATTTAAAGAAGAAAGGacgaaagaagaaaaggaagggcGAAAGAGCAAATACCCAAGGAACAAGAAAAAGAATAAGAGCAGCGACTGATGACAACCTCTGGAAGAGACGCAACAGATGATGCGACTGTTCTAGAAGGCGCATCAGTCAGTGCaattcttccccacgtcagatctCTGTTGTTTTCATCAAAAGGGTTTTAAAAGTTGGTTTTAATGAAATATTACGACTTATTAGGCATCCCTATGATGTAAATTCATACAATAtgttacaaaaaaataaaataagattaaacaTGCTATTTAAACCCTCAGAGAGAGAAAATGTTAGAGAGAGAAAATCCCAAAAAAAATCTAATCAATTTCTTctaataaaccctaatttcacgcAACAATGGCAAAGACtaggaaaaattcaaaaaatactAAAAATACGAATTCCAATAAGCGTGCATCAGGATCTGCGTCGAAGATTAGGTATGAAGTCTTGGAGTCCTTGGAGGATGAAGTCGTGGTGGAAGATGTCTCTGAAGAGGAGGAAGTTCAGGTGATAGCACCGTTGGACCTCTCTCAGACGATGGTTCCCATTCCGGAAGAGGGGGATTTTGTTGAGGAACATCCTGGGGCGTGGACGGAGGTTATTCGACGGAAGAAGACAACGCCTTCTCCTCAGACTTCGGCTACCCATGGTAAGGTTACTCTTCAATTAACTGATGCTGATGTTCTCCCTGAGATCAACTATTGGTCCTCTTCTCTGTATGGATATATCATGGGGACTAATCCACCATGGAATGTAGTTTCTGGTTATCTTAAACGCATATGGAAGGATTATGATgtggataagatttcctttatgCCGAATGGAATTTTCATTGTTAGGTTTAAGGCTGTGGAAAAAATGAAAGAAGTGGTGAAAACGGGGCATTTcatgtttgataacaaacctgtTATCATCAATGAGTGGTCTCCAGAGGTGGATTTGATTAAAACATCTGTTCAAACAGTTCCTATTTGGGTGAAGTTGACTGGGTTGGATCTTAAATTCTGGGGAGTTGCTAGTCTGAAAAAGATTAGTGGGCTCATTGGGGATTTCGTCCATTGTGATGAAGCCACTACGCATAAGACTTTCCTGGGATATGCTCGACTGTTAGTAGATGTTAAAGTAGACCAATCTTTTCCAGCTTCTCTGCAATTTAAGGATGAGAAAGGCAAAGTACATAATATCAAGGTTGAATATGACTGGGTCCCTGTTAAATGTACTCAGTGCCAGGGCATTGGGCATAGTAAGGATCAGTGTAGAAAGAAGAAAGAGATCAAGAAGGTGAAACCGGTGTGGCAGAAAGAAGGTCGTTTCAACCTGGTATTGTGCGGGGAGTGGATAAGGCTAAACCTAATGTGCCTGCAACCCCTGCAGGGCCTAGGGTGGCTGTTATACAAACCTCTGCTGGTATAATTACTCGTGTCATGAGTCAGGATGGTAGTGGTCCATCTGTCCATCGTGGTAACACATTTTTAGATGCTTTAAACATGGCTACTATTAGAAACACCCATTTGAGGAAGAAAGGGACTGGGAATGGCCTAGGAGGAGTAATTGAAAATGGTTAACCTAGGATTTTGGAACATTAGAGGTCTTAATAACCTGAataaacaaaaagaaataaagTGGTTTTTACACAACAATAATCTGGGGCTATTTGGATTAGTAGAGACTAAAGTTAAGTCAGTGCATTGGAATAAAGTTAGGAATGCTATTTGTAGTGATTGGTCTATATGTACTAACAACTCTTTTGCTAGTGGTGGGAGAATTTGGTTGTTGTGGAACTCTGGTCTTCTGGAAGTGGATATTCTGGATATCACTTCTCAGACAATTCATGCTCAGATTACTATCAAAGGGAATAAACTTGTGTTCAGGTTCACTCTTGTTTATGGATACAATAAACCTGCAGAGAGGGTTGATTTATGGAAAAGTTTACAGAGGTATAAGAGTATGCATCATGGGCCTTGGTTGGTTGGTGGAGATTTTAACAATCTCCTCTTTTCTAATGAAAGACTGGGGGGAGCTGAGGTGACTTTGGCTGACATTAAACCATTCCAGGATTGCTTACATTGTTGTGATTTAGTTGATATCAAGGCAATTGGCTCTTTCTTCACATGGAACAACAAACAAGAGCTGGAGACTTTGGTGTATAGCAGACTTGATGGGTGCTTAATCAATGATGATTGGATGAATCTGTTCCCTGAGGCATATGCTTATATTATGCCTGAGGGCTATTTTGACCATTGTCCTTGTGTAGTTTACCCTTTTGGCAAGCCACTCACCAGAAAACCTCGTTTTAAGTATTTCAATATGTGGAGGTTGGATCCCAATTTTAACCAGGTGGTTAGTGAGGGTTGGCATAAAGAGTTTAGAGGGACCCAGATGTTTCAACATGTCTGTAAATTGAAACATTTGAAGCATGATCTTAAGAGGCTGAACAAAGGTGCTATGGGGGATATTAAAAACAAGGTGAAAGTGGCTAAAGTGGCTCTCCATAAAATGCAGGAAGAACTTATCTCTAATCCCATGGATCCTGGTTTGGTGGGTGCTGCGAAAACTTTGGCAGATGAACTTGTGCTTTTGAAAGCTGCTTGGTATATGTTTTTGGAGCAGAAGGCAAAAGTGGATTGGACTGCTATGGGGGATGATAATACTCATTATTTTCATTCCCAGTTGAAACACAGAAGGGCTCAGAATAAAGTTATTCAAATTAAAGACCAAGGGGGGAAACTGTGCACTGACAGTTCTGCAATTCAGCAAGCCTTCATTGAATATTACCATGGGTTGCTAGGCAGCAGTAATACTGTGGATAATGTCTGTGAATCAGTCATTGCTGCCGGTCCTATTTTGACTGCAGCACACCATGAAATTCTTACTGCTGAGGTCTCCTCTGAAGAGATCAGAAAGGCTATGTTTGATATTGGTGGCAACAAAGCTCCTGGGCCTGACGGTTTTAATAGCCAATTCTACAAAGATACTTGGGAAATTATCGGGAAAGTGTCACTAAGGTGTGAAGGACTTCTTTACCTCTCGGTAAGCTTCTTAAACAAGTCAATGCTACTCTTATTACCTTGATTCCAAAAGTTGAGCTACCTCAAGATGTGACACAGTTCAGACCTATAGCATGTTGTAACTCTATATACAAATGCATTAGTAAGGTTCTCTGCAACAGACTGAGCATGATCTTACCAGACATTATTAATCCATCTCAGAGTGCATTTATTAAGG
It includes:
- the LOC141589828 gene encoding uncharacterized protein LOC141589828, which gives rise to MAKTRKNSKNTKNTNSNKRASGSASKIRYEVLESLEDEVVVEDVSEEEEVQVIAPLDLSQTMVPIPEEGDFVEEHPGAWTEVIRRKKTTPSPQTSATHGKVTLQLTDADVLPEINYWSSSLYGYIMGTNPPWNVVSGYLKRIWKDYDVDKISFMPNGIFIVRFKAVEKMKEVVKTGHFMFDNKPVIINEWSPEVDLIKTSVQTVPIWVKLTGLDLKFWGVASLKKISGLIGDFVHCDEATTHKTFLGYARLLVDVKVDQSFPASLQFKDEKGKVHNIKVEYDWVPVKCTQCQGIGHSKDQCRKKKEIKKVKPVWQKEGPRVAVIQTSAGIITRVMSQDGSGPSVHRGNTFLDALNMATIRNTHLRKKGTGNGLGGVIENETKVKSVHWNKVRNAICSDWSICTNNSFASGGRIWLLWNSGLLEVDILDITSQTIHAQITIKGNKLVFRFTLVYGYNKPAERVDLWKSLQRYKSMHHGPWLVGGDFNNLLFSNERLGGAEVTLADIKPFQDCLHCCDLVDIKAIGSFFTWNNKQELETLVYSRLDGCLINDDWMNLFPEAYAYIMPEGYFDHCPCVVYPFGKPLTRKPRFKYFNMWRLDPNFNQVVSEGWHKEFRGTQMFQHVCKLKHLKHDLKRLNKGAMGDIKNKVKVAKVALHKMQEELISNPMDPGLVGAAKTLADELVLLKAAWYMFLEQKAKVDWTAMGDDNTHYFHSQLKHRRAQNKVIQIKDQGGKLCTDSSAIQQAFIEYYHGLLGSSNTVDNVCESVIAAGPILTAAHHEILTAEVSSEEIRKAMFDIGGNKAPGPDGFNSQFYKDTWEIIGKVSLRILGKIQEYTKFRYHPLCSRIKLTHLAFADDLLLFCRGDRNSIIGLLRAFQSFSRASGLQMNKGKSSLYSNGVDQMVLTDILKHSGMKHGSLPFKYLGIPIASKKLSVMDCNCLVERVVSRIRSIGSRKLSYAGRLVLIKSVLATLHNYWARIFILPSSILKKIIQICRNFLWTGLDNDKGNTLVSWEQICKDKKHGGLGITYIIRWNKAALGKYIWWLAQKKDHLWVEWVHNIYIKSGEWHSYQPKNNGSWAWRKLCKIRDLIKAGFVGAWWLQNQQVYTISSGYDWLGSPCMNVPWANFVWDSGALPKISFIGWLVMQGRLLTRERLKRLGITLDDSCVLCARASETHDHLFFACEYSKRCLQILSSKLGCHLPSQGWFAWWNSQVFPSQKIQQHATMFLLGLIYSIWWSRNHCRTESVLLRPEYLIARFEKSSFFVM